The Algoriphagus sanaruensis genome window below encodes:
- a CDS encoding GWxTD domain-containing protein yields the protein MNRKNLLTTIVFSLLFLHGNLIFAQKTLSSIDQSLRYSLYSRIGLKIVPLRLNSTEYRLQFVVEKIEENPSFDSFSFSYAILGSYEEEITPDKTRLLVNSDLLQETDRHWFFQKEVEIPENQETAIAILTVLDTRQGDEYVYHVDLKSPYIFETPNLGLYFENDIPFDQNHLNSQQSILIKTARSATVNGFYYPVNFDVPFPPMETRPAEVPKELNVISMGDFLANVPKELADEGYYFFQTDTLDKSGNTIRVVHEAFPKVKDWQEMVQMVTYISTRKEHETLLLAQDKKKALDEYWINLTRNPEVAKELIRNYFRMVEFSNILFTDFKEGWKTDRGMVFIVMGPPQQVNFYLDREVWTYAGIDDNSKIRFTFARTKTILTPHYYTLNRSRAYQPVWFKNISQWRSGRMAF from the coding sequence ATGAATCGAAAAAACCTGTTAACTACAATCGTTTTTTCTCTGCTCTTCCTTCACGGAAATCTAATTTTCGCACAAAAGACACTCAGTTCAATTGATCAGTCTCTCCGGTATTCGCTCTATTCTCGAATAGGTCTAAAAATAGTCCCTCTTCGATTGAACTCCACGGAATATCGCCTGCAGTTTGTTGTTGAAAAAATTGAAGAAAATCCATCTTTCGATAGCTTCAGTTTTAGCTATGCAATTTTAGGCTCTTATGAGGAAGAAATCACTCCAGACAAAACTCGGCTGTTGGTGAACTCAGACCTCTTGCAGGAAACGGATCGACATTGGTTTTTCCAGAAAGAGGTAGAAATTCCTGAAAACCAAGAAACTGCTATTGCTATCTTGACAGTTTTGGACACACGGCAGGGAGATGAATATGTCTATCATGTAGATCTTAAAAGCCCCTATATTTTTGAAACACCCAATCTGGGGTTATACTTCGAAAACGACATCCCATTTGATCAAAATCACCTGAATTCCCAACAATCAATATTGATCAAAACAGCACGATCTGCTACAGTAAATGGATTTTACTACCCAGTCAATTTTGACGTACCATTCCCACCAATGGAAACACGACCTGCTGAAGTTCCAAAAGAACTTAACGTGATCTCGATGGGGGATTTTTTAGCTAATGTTCCAAAGGAATTGGCGGACGAAGGCTACTATTTCTTCCAAACAGACACCTTGGACAAATCGGGAAATACCATTCGAGTCGTCCATGAGGCTTTTCCAAAAGTCAAAGATTGGCAAGAAATGGTCCAAATGGTCACCTACATTTCGACCCGAAAAGAACATGAAACGCTACTTCTCGCCCAAGACAAAAAGAAGGCCTTAGATGAATATTGGATTAATTTGACTCGCAATCCTGAGGTTGCGAAAGAGCTAATCCGCAATTATTTTCGGATGGTGGAATTCTCCAACATCCTGTTTACGGACTTTAAAGAAGGATGGAAAACAGACAGAGGAATGGTTTTCATCGTAATGGGGCCTCCGCAGCAAGTGAACTTTTACCTGGACCGCGAAGTGTGGACTTATGCGGGGATAGACGATAACTCCAAAATTCGCTTTACTTTTGCCCGCACAAAGACAATTTTAACCCCACATTACTACACCTTGAACCGATCACGCGCTTATCAGCCGGTTTGGTTCAAAAATATTTCACAATGGAGAAGCGGAAGGATGGCTTTCTAA
- a CDS encoding class I SAM-dependent methyltransferase — protein MATYTTEIASDKLISDNPIHQRLLKAYIAAKPWISGDLLEVGCGEGRGVSELLPLATSYLGLDKIGEVIQELKTKFPGVEFQQAVIPPFSGFESDKYDTIVSFQVIEHIENDRLFLEEIYRMLKPGGKAIISTPNINHTLSRNPWHVREYTPNQLKSLCDGIFDQVEAMGIGGNEKVWAYHEANRKSVQRIMRFDFLDLQHRLPAAVLRWPYEILNRFNRNKLHKQQGNSVVQISHEDYTVESNPEQGLDLFYILRKKD, from the coding sequence ATGGCTACCTATACAACGGAAATCGCGTCAGATAAGTTAATAAGCGATAATCCTATCCATCAACGACTTTTAAAAGCCTATATCGCAGCAAAGCCTTGGATCTCAGGGGATCTACTGGAAGTAGGCTGTGGAGAGGGTAGAGGAGTGAGCGAATTGCTTCCTTTGGCGACGAGTTATTTGGGTTTGGATAAAATCGGGGAGGTCATTCAGGAGTTGAAAACCAAATTTCCTGGGGTTGAATTTCAGCAAGCCGTCATCCCGCCTTTTTCCGGGTTTGAATCAGACAAGTATGATACAATTGTCAGTTTTCAAGTGATTGAGCATATTGAAAATGACCGCTTATTCTTAGAGGAAATCTATCGAATGCTGAAACCAGGAGGGAAAGCTATCATCTCCACACCAAATATTAATCATACGCTTTCCCGAAATCCTTGGCATGTCCGAGAATATACTCCTAATCAATTAAAAAGTCTTTGCGATGGGATTTTTGATCAGGTTGAAGCAATGGGAATAGGAGGAAATGAAAAAGTCTGGGCTTATCATGAGGCAAATCGAAAATCCGTTCAGCGGATCATGCGATTTGATTTTTTGGATTTACAGCACAGATTACCTGCTGCTGTGTTAAGATGGCCTTATGAGATTCTTAATCGATTTAACAGAAACAAACTACACAAACAACAGGGTAATTCGGTGGTTCAAATTTCCCATGAAGACTACACCGTAGAATCGAATCCTGAGCAAGGTTTAGATTTATTCTATATCCTTCGAAAAAAGGATTAA
- a CDS encoding DUF2723 domain-containing protein: MRSYKQINTITGWVIFALSTLIYVLTVEQTASFWDPGEFIAVSYKLQVPHPPGAPFMLLVYRMFSFLALGDGLSVAYWMNIGSALFSGFTILFLFWSITLFGKRIFKIEEGKESSGEIIALMGAGIVGSLIYAFSDSFWFSAVESEVYAMSSFFTAIVIWAFLKWELIQDPKEENRWMIFIAYLVGLSIGVHLLNLVTLPALALIYYFKKYPNPNLKGAIYAMFLGGVALIIINNLIIPGLPSIAGAMEIFFVNSIGLPFGSGIVVFILLFLGALIFGIRYSLQKEKSLLNTILLSLTFILIGYGSYALIIIRSNQDPIINENAPKDIISYVSYLKREQYGYRPLLHGQYFTAQLVDQEEGAPIYMKGKDKYEIVDYELKNTYDPAKTTILPRIYSTQENHKRIYRQKLGLREGQEPTFADNIYFMLSHQLGQMYWRYFMWNFSGRESDFMDAPWMGLADSLSDKYPDYIKENKGHNNYYMLPLILGLIGIFFQAKRDPNYFYVNLMLFLMMGVVLVLYLNSPPVEPRERDYIYVGSFYAFAIWAGLGTLALAQGLFKVTKNLKTSAIIATLITLPIAGLMGSENWNDHDRKGRFFSVDSARNFLASCAPNAILFTGGDNDTFPLWYVQEVEGFRTDVRVIVLSYFDTDWYVEQMTKQADQSDALPFSLSQERYQKGTNDVLYVMERENLTAISAKEYLKLLNAGSDLLKMQTGGKSVVNMVPSRNLILEVDSSFVQNDEIVPAQFKDLFAPQINLRIKGNYLTKGNMMLIDLIVSNNWERPIYFNNTSLSTIGIDLEDHVVMEGMTYRLLPVRKPDYVRGELVNTDIAYKNLMENFAFRGMNDPNAYLDEEYRRFTSNHRSTINTIAMALLDENDLERAAEVLNFGLEAMPNEAVPYDLSNGQSVPLFFEVGEDEKALDIIDKISKKSLDMIEFYTREDRAYDREMMISIEMVKYFIPLLEERGYQEKAQELKLRLESLIGAESSQPGILERK, from the coding sequence ATGCGCTCATACAAGCAAATCAATACAATCACGGGTTGGGTAATTTTTGCACTGTCTACCCTGATTTACGTACTCACCGTCGAACAAACCGCAAGCTTCTGGGATCCAGGAGAATTTATTGCCGTTTCCTATAAACTCCAGGTACCTCACCCTCCCGGGGCTCCCTTTATGCTATTAGTCTATCGGATGTTTAGCTTCTTAGCCTTGGGAGATGGACTTTCGGTGGCCTATTGGATGAACATTGGAAGTGCATTGTTTTCAGGATTTACCATTTTGTTTTTGTTCTGGTCCATCACGCTATTTGGAAAGCGAATTTTCAAAATTGAAGAAGGAAAAGAGTCCAGTGGTGAAATCATCGCACTTATGGGGGCAGGAATCGTCGGCTCCTTGATTTATGCATTTTCGGATAGCTTCTGGTTTTCAGCTGTGGAATCAGAAGTTTATGCCATGTCTTCCTTCTTTACAGCAATTGTGATTTGGGCTTTCCTAAAGTGGGAACTGATCCAAGACCCGAAAGAGGAAAATCGCTGGATGATATTTATCGCCTATTTGGTCGGATTATCAATTGGAGTCCACTTGCTCAATTTGGTAACCTTGCCAGCCTTGGCGTTAATTTATTATTTCAAAAAGTATCCAAATCCTAACCTCAAAGGAGCCATTTACGCCATGTTTTTGGGTGGCGTTGCCCTGATCATCATTAACAACCTGATCATCCCTGGACTTCCAAGTATTGCAGGTGCGATGGAGATTTTCTTTGTCAATTCAATTGGATTGCCATTCGGTTCTGGCATCGTCGTATTTATCCTACTCTTCCTTGGGGCATTGATTTTTGGAATTCGATATTCTCTCCAAAAAGAAAAATCGCTTCTCAATACCATTTTATTATCTCTGACCTTTATTCTGATCGGTTATGGCTCTTATGCCTTAATCATTATTCGATCCAATCAAGATCCGATCATCAATGAAAATGCGCCAAAGGATATCATTAGCTATGTCTCTTATCTCAAAAGAGAGCAGTATGGCTACCGACCGCTTTTGCACGGCCAATATTTCACCGCACAGTTGGTAGATCAAGAGGAAGGCGCTCCGATCTACATGAAAGGCAAGGATAAGTATGAAATCGTAGACTATGAGTTAAAGAACACCTACGATCCTGCTAAGACAACGATTCTACCGCGGATTTACTCTACTCAAGAAAATCACAAACGGATCTATCGTCAAAAATTAGGACTCCGAGAAGGGCAAGAACCTACTTTTGCTGACAACATCTATTTCATGCTCAGCCACCAACTGGGTCAGATGTATTGGAGATACTTCATGTGGAATTTCTCAGGAAGAGAAAGTGACTTTATGGATGCCCCTTGGATGGGTCTTGCTGATAGCCTCAGCGACAAATACCCGGATTATATCAAGGAAAATAAAGGACATAATAATTATTACATGCTCCCTCTTATCCTTGGCTTAATCGGGATTTTCTTCCAAGCCAAGCGAGACCCAAACTATTTTTACGTCAATCTGATGCTCTTTTTGATGATGGGTGTGGTATTGGTGCTATATCTCAACTCTCCCCCTGTCGAACCTCGCGAGCGAGATTACATCTACGTGGGTAGTTTCTATGCATTCGCTATTTGGGCAGGCCTAGGAACATTGGCTTTAGCTCAAGGGCTATTCAAAGTGACCAAAAATCTAAAAACCTCGGCCATTATTGCCACCTTGATTACTCTTCCTATTGCAGGTTTGATGGGTAGTGAAAACTGGAACGATCATGATCGAAAAGGAAGATTCTTCTCAGTGGATTCTGCCAGAAACTTCCTGGCATCGTGTGCTCCAAATGCCATCTTGTTCACCGGTGGTGATAATGACACCTTCCCACTTTGGTATGTACAGGAGGTTGAGGGATTCCGAACAGATGTACGGGTCATTGTATTGAGCTACTTTGATACTGACTGGTATGTAGAGCAAATGACCAAACAAGCAGATCAATCTGATGCTCTTCCTTTCTCCCTTTCTCAGGAACGCTATCAAAAAGGCACCAATGATGTGCTTTATGTCATGGAACGAGAAAATCTGACGGCAATTTCTGCGAAAGAATATCTGAAGTTGTTAAATGCAGGATCAGATTTACTCAAAATGCAAACGGGAGGAAAGAGCGTGGTCAACATGGTTCCCTCTCGCAACTTGATCCTAGAGGTTGATAGCAGTTTTGTACAAAATGACGAGATCGTACCTGCACAATTTAAGGATCTATTTGCCCCACAAATCAATCTGAGAATTAAGGGTAATTATTTAACCAAAGGAAATATGATGTTGATTGACCTTATCGTCAGCAACAATTGGGAACGCCCTATCTACTTTAATAACACCTCCCTTTCTACCATTGGAATTGATCTGGAAGACCATGTGGTCATGGAAGGAATGACCTACCGACTACTTCCAGTTAGAAAACCAGATTATGTCCGAGGAGAATTGGTTAACACAGATATCGCATACAAAAACCTGATGGAGAATTTTGCCTTCCGAGGAATGAATGATCCAAATGCTTATCTGGATGAGGAATACCGCAGATTCACATCCAATCATCGAAGTACAATTAATACGATCGCCATGGCCCTTTTAGATGAAAACGATCTAGAGCGAGCGGCTGAAGTACTCAATTTCGGACTGGAAGCAATGCCGAATGAAGCTGTACCTTATGACCTTAGCAATGGCCAATCTGTACCGCTTTTCTTTGAAGTCGGGGAGGATGAAAAAGCCTTGGATATCATAGATAAAATTTCTAAAAAATCACTGGACATGATCGAGTTCTATACTCGAGAAGATCGGGCTTATGATCGGGAAATGATGATTTCCATCGAAATGGTGAAGTATTTCATTCCACTACTGGAAGAGAGAGGATATCAAGAAAAAGCCCAAGAGCTGAAGCTTAGACTGGAAAGTCTAATCGGAGCTGAAAGTTCACAACCAGGAATTTTGGAACGGAAATAA
- the trxA gene encoding thioredoxin, producing MSTQPKTFQELIDGETPVLVDFTAVWCGPCKMMHPILEDTAKQMGDKVKIVKVDVDKNPLAASKFQIRGVPTLILFHKGKVVWRQSGVIPTHVLVQTLESQLMAHA from the coding sequence ATGAGCACACAACCTAAAACATTCCAAGAGCTAATAGATGGGGAAACTCCCGTTTTGGTAGATTTCACTGCCGTATGGTGCGGTCCGTGTAAAATGATGCACCCAATTCTAGAAGATACTGCCAAGCAAATGGGTGATAAAGTAAAAATTGTAAAAGTTGACGTGGATAAGAATCCACTTGCAGCCAGCAAGTTTCAAATCAGAGGGGTTCCTACGTTAATTTTATTTCACAAGGGTAAGGTGGTATGGAGACAATCTGGGGTAATTCCAACCCATGTTTTGGTCCAGACTCTTGAATCTCAATTGATGGCTCATGCCTAA
- a CDS encoding MBL fold metallo-hydrolase, with translation MKIEQIYTGCLAQGAYYIESEGEAAVIDPLREVQPYIEKAERNGAKIKYVFETHFHADFVSGHKDLAAKTGAKIVYGPTGMKMGFDAVIAEDGQEFQLGKVKFKVIHTPGHTMESVCYLLTNEEGKEEAIFTGDTLFIGDVGRPDLAQKVVKDLTQEKLAAHLYDSLKNKLMPLSDDLIVYPAHGAGSACGKNMSKETSDTLGNQKKTNYALQPMSQEAFIKEVLTGLTPPPAYFPQNVLMNIQGYDSIDEVLERGVKPLSPAEFEAAANETGAMILDTREAQVFAKGFIPNSINIGIDGSFAVWVGAMIPDLKQEILVVAEEGREEEVITRLARVGYDYSIGYLAGGFKSWKESGHEVDSITSITVDELAKIKEGDPDIHILDVRKNSEYLSEHVVDAENAPLDYINDSMLKVDKNKTYYVHCAGGYRSMVFNSILRARGYDNLIDVAGGFKAIKESEKFKVTDYVCPTTLL, from the coding sequence ATGAAAATCGAACAAATCTACACCGGATGTCTTGCTCAGGGAGCTTACTACATCGAATCTGAAGGAGAAGCTGCCGTGATTGATCCATTAAGAGAAGTTCAACCTTACATTGAAAAGGCAGAGCGAAATGGAGCTAAGATCAAGTATGTTTTTGAGACACACTTCCATGCAGATTTTGTTTCTGGTCACAAAGATCTCGCTGCAAAAACCGGAGCAAAAATCGTTTACGGACCTACTGGCATGAAAATGGGATTTGACGCGGTTATCGCAGAGGATGGTCAGGAATTCCAATTGGGAAAGGTCAAATTCAAAGTGATTCACACGCCAGGTCATACCATGGAGTCGGTTTGTTACTTGTTGACTAATGAGGAAGGCAAAGAAGAAGCCATTTTCACGGGTGATACCTTGTTTATCGGCGATGTAGGTCGACCTGACTTGGCTCAAAAAGTCGTGAAAGATTTGACGCAAGAAAAACTAGCAGCTCACCTGTATGATTCTTTAAAAAATAAATTGATGCCTCTTTCTGATGACTTGATCGTGTATCCAGCTCATGGTGCAGGTTCAGCTTGTGGAAAGAATATGAGTAAGGAAACTTCAGATACCCTAGGCAACCAAAAGAAGACTAATTATGCGCTTCAGCCAATGAGCCAGGAAGCATTCATTAAAGAAGTCTTAACCGGTTTGACTCCACCTCCAGCTTATTTTCCTCAAAACGTATTGATGAATATCCAAGGATATGATAGCATCGATGAGGTATTGGAGAGAGGTGTAAAACCATTGAGTCCTGCTGAATTTGAAGCTGCTGCCAATGAAACGGGAGCTATGATTTTGGATACCAGAGAGGCCCAAGTTTTTGCTAAAGGTTTTATTCCAAATTCAATCAACATCGGAATTGATGGAAGCTTTGCTGTTTGGGTAGGAGCGATGATTCCTGATTTGAAGCAAGAAATTCTAGTAGTAGCCGAGGAAGGTCGCGAGGAGGAAGTAATCACGAGATTGGCTCGAGTTGGCTACGATTATTCCATCGGATATTTAGCTGGTGGGTTTAAATCTTGGAAAGAATCAGGACATGAGGTCGATTCCATTACCTCTATCACGGTGGATGAATTGGCTAAAATCAAGGAGGGCGATCCTGATATCCATATTTTGGATGTGAGAAAGAATTCTGAATATCTTTCTGAGCATGTGGTAGATGCTGAAAATGCTCCTTTGGATTACATCAATGACAGTATGCTTAAGGTAGATAAAAACAAGACCTACTATGTACACTGTGCAGGTGGATATCGTTCGATGGTCTTCAATTCAATCTTGAGAGCTAGAGGATATGATAACCTCATTGACGTGGCTGGTGGATTCAAGGCGATCAAAGAATCTGAGAAATTTAAGGTAACCGATTACGTGTGTCCTACCACCTTGCTCTAA
- a CDS encoding OprD family outer membrane porin produces the protein MKTFVLKLVGIGIFMLAGLVSNPLLAQHPHESMSTDPHKKLFGEILEKGQFEFHLRSFYMHTENTKGLLDYSTWGTGAGLGYFSPRWKGFGVGFSGFFVFRHFENNIQKLDPQTGLSNRYELTLFDVHHPDNHHDMDRLEEFYISYEKEKFSTWFGRHHFESPLLNASDNRMRPNLFSGISTEFNPGKVKLTGAWFTHAISRGSLEWLPIEETLGFYNTGRNPLGVEDDYHHHVSSKGIGILGVTYDQDQFDLKAWNYLAEGIFAASFAEVNSLQKVNSNLDLMIGIQAFYQQAVGDGGNPDPAKSYLLPGEKTHGMGFQTGIKKEHSQLAFSFLYISDQGRFLFPREWGREQFYVSLPRERFEGMGGVHALGVKYDKTFIKDKLKVSLGASHVQTPDIHNLRLNKYGLPNYLHFTGLVDYRFDGFFKGLDLQFLIAHKNEDRQTAIPLEYVINRVNMTNLNIILDYRF, from the coding sequence ATGAAGACCTTTGTTTTGAAATTGGTAGGGATTGGAATCTTCATGCTTGCCGGATTGGTTTCTAATCCACTCTTGGCTCAACATCCACATGAATCCATGTCTACCGACCCACACAAAAAGTTGTTTGGGGAAATACTTGAAAAGGGACAATTCGAATTTCATCTCAGGTCGTTTTACATGCACACTGAGAATACCAAAGGCCTACTGGATTACTCAACTTGGGGTACGGGGGCAGGTCTGGGTTATTTCAGTCCTCGATGGAAGGGTTTTGGAGTAGGGTTTAGTGGATTCTTTGTTTTCAGGCATTTTGAAAACAATATCCAGAAATTAGATCCTCAAACGGGACTTTCCAATCGTTACGAGCTTACGCTCTTTGATGTGCATCATCCCGATAATCATCACGATATGGATCGCTTGGAGGAGTTTTACATCTCGTATGAAAAGGAAAAATTCTCGACCTGGTTTGGGCGTCATCATTTCGAAAGTCCATTACTTAACGCTTCTGATAATCGGATGCGTCCCAATTTATTCAGTGGTATTTCTACTGAATTTAATCCGGGAAAGGTGAAACTTACTGGCGCTTGGTTTACCCATGCCATTTCTAGAGGATCCTTGGAATGGTTGCCGATTGAAGAAACATTAGGATTCTACAATACTGGCAGAAATCCACTTGGAGTTGAGGATGACTACCATCATCACGTCAGTTCCAAAGGAATAGGGATACTGGGAGTAACTTATGACCAAGATCAATTCGATCTTAAAGCATGGAATTATCTGGCAGAAGGGATTTTTGCAGCAAGTTTTGCAGAAGTCAATTCCCTCCAAAAGGTAAATTCTAACTTGGATTTGATGATCGGCATTCAGGCATTTTACCAGCAAGCGGTAGGAGACGGTGGGAATCCAGATCCAGCAAAATCGTATCTATTGCCCGGAGAAAAAACCCACGGAATGGGATTTCAAACTGGGATTAAGAAAGAGCATAGTCAACTGGCCTTTTCTTTTCTGTACATCTCGGATCAAGGAAGGTTTTTGTTTCCAAGAGAATGGGGGAGAGAGCAGTTTTATGTAAGCTTACCTAGAGAACGATTTGAAGGAATGGGGGGAGTTCACGCTTTGGGAGTGAAGTATGACAAAACATTCATCAAGGATAAATTGAAAGTGTCACTTGGGGCAAGTCATGTGCAAACTCCAGATATTCATAACCTAAGGTTGAATAAATACGGTTTACCCAATTACCTCCATTTTACCGGACTTGTGGACTATCGATTTGATGGATTTTTCAAAGGACTGGATCTTCAGTTTTTGATTGCTCATAAAAATGAAGATCGGCAAACTGCAATTCCACTTGAATATGTGATTAACAGAGTCAATATGACTAATTTGAATATTATTTTAGATTACAGATTTTAA
- a CDS encoding YeeE/YedE family protein — MEQFIEWIKQPWPWYVAGPMIGLTVPALLILGNKTFGISSSLRHICAACVPAGIPFFSYNWKKETWNLLFVLGVAIGGFIATNFMANPNTIVISEATQADLAALGITNFSDLMPADLYTWETVFSAKGLLFFVFGGFLVGFGTRYAGGCTSGHAIMGISSLQWPSVIATTFFMIGGFLMTHVLLEPLMKLVGF, encoded by the coding sequence ATGGAACAATTTATTGAATGGATTAAGCAGCCTTGGCCCTGGTATGTGGCAGGTCCGATGATTGGGCTAACAGTACCTGCATTGCTGATTTTGGGGAATAAGACCTTTGGTATTTCCTCGTCATTACGACATATCTGCGCAGCCTGTGTTCCGGCTGGAATCCCCTTTTTCTCTTACAATTGGAAAAAGGAAACCTGGAATTTACTCTTTGTTTTGGGGGTGGCAATTGGCGGATTTATCGCTACCAATTTTATGGCAAATCCAAACACCATCGTGATTTCTGAGGCAACTCAGGCCGATTTGGCAGCTTTGGGAATTACCAATTTCTCTGATTTGATGCCGGCTGATTTATACACTTGGGAAACGGTATTTTCTGCAAAAGGTCTTCTATTCTTTGTTTTTGGAGGGTTTTTGGTTGGGTTTGGTACTCGTTATGCAGGTGGATGTACCTCAGGACATGCGATCATGGGGATCAGTTCCTTGCAATGGCCATCCGTAATCGCAACCACTTTCTTCATGATTGGTGGCTTTTTGATGACTCATGTGCTTCTTGAGCCTTTAATGAAACTAGTAGGATTTTAA
- a CDS encoding DUF6691 family protein, which translates to MSAVKHKKEHIADPHCAAPNLREDHDHGLELLKYLIIGVVFGIVFVKAEIISWFRIQEMFRLQSFHMYGVIGSAVVTGIISVQIIKRFNVKTIHGEDIVIPDKVFKKGQVIGGFIFGLGWAITGACPGPLFAQIGSGYTVVLVTLISALAGTWVYGKYADKLPN; encoded by the coding sequence ATGTCAGCAGTAAAACATAAAAAAGAACACATCGCCGATCCTCATTGCGCAGCACCTAACCTCAGAGAGGATCACGACCATGGTTTGGAATTATTAAAATACCTCATTATTGGGGTTGTATTTGGGATCGTTTTTGTGAAAGCGGAAATTATTTCTTGGTTCCGAATTCAGGAGATGTTTCGTCTTCAGTCATTCCACATGTATGGTGTAATTGGTTCAGCGGTGGTGACTGGGATTATTTCCGTTCAGATCATCAAGCGATTCAATGTTAAAACCATCCACGGTGAGGATATTGTCATCCCTGATAAGGTGTTTAAAAAAGGTCAGGTGATCGGAGGATTTATCTTCGGACTTGGCTGGGCGATTACCGGTGCTTGTCCAGGGCCGTTGTTTGCACAAATTGGAAGTGGCTATACGGTAGTTCTCGTAACCTTGATTTCAGCACTTGCCGGAACTTGGGTTTATGGGAAATATGCAGATAAGCTTCCAAATTAA
- a CDS encoding MFS transporter, whose amino-acid sequence MNLLSKRRVAVGSLFFFVGLCFASWASRIPDIQSKFDLSEGELGSMLLFLPIGSLIGLPIAGWAVHRFGSRVVILVGGVIYALTLPLIGLSPSSWVLIPVLVTYGMLGNTMNISLNTQALDLEDQMGKNILASFHGLWSLAGFTGAGIGAGMIFLNMTPAEHFGVITLISLLILFVAKGYIIKEEKVSEGGGLVLKKPDALLLRVGMIAFLGMMSEGCMFDWSGVYFKKVVLAEPELVVLGYVAFMGAMASGRFFTDKLADRYTKVAVIQVSGFLILTGLLTAVFLPVVWSATLGFLLVGLGVASIVPLSYGIAGRSKLYSPSVALAMVSTISFFGFLLGPPMIGFVAELFDLKVSFALVAMCGLGILLLSSFRKQVFLIPPKFPKKTA is encoded by the coding sequence ATGAATCTTCTATCCAAACGCCGAGTGGCTGTGGGATCTTTGTTTTTTTTCGTTGGCCTTTGCTTCGCCAGTTGGGCCTCTCGGATTCCAGATATTCAATCCAAATTTGATCTTTCGGAAGGGGAGTTGGGTTCCATGCTTTTGTTTTTACCGATTGGATCTTTGATAGGTTTGCCTATTGCTGGTTGGGCGGTTCATCGCTTTGGAAGTCGTGTCGTGATTTTAGTAGGAGGTGTAATTTATGCCTTGACACTACCCTTAATCGGATTAAGTCCTTCGAGCTGGGTGTTGATTCCTGTTCTGGTAACTTATGGAATGCTCGGGAATACCATGAATATTTCCTTGAATACCCAAGCATTAGATTTGGAAGATCAAATGGGGAAAAATATCCTCGCCTCATTTCATGGTTTATGGAGTTTGGCTGGGTTTACGGGAGCAGGAATCGGCGCAGGAATGATTTTTTTGAATATGACTCCAGCGGAGCATTTTGGAGTGATTACCCTGATTTCGCTGCTCATTCTGTTTGTGGCTAAAGGCTATATTATAAAGGAAGAAAAGGTCTCTGAAGGGGGAGGTTTGGTTTTGAAAAAGCCGGATGCTTTACTTCTTCGAGTCGGAATGATTGCCTTTTTGGGTATGATGAGTGAAGGTTGTATGTTTGACTGGAGCGGAGTGTACTTTAAAAAAGTTGTACTTGCTGAGCCAGAATTAGTCGTTTTGGGTTATGTGGCTTTTATGGGAGCCATGGCCTCAGGTCGTTTTTTTACCGACAAACTAGCCGATCGCTATACCAAAGTTGCGGTAATTCAAGTCAGTGGCTTTTTAATTTTAACAGGGTTGTTGACAGCTGTTTTTCTTCCCGTTGTATGGTCCGCAACTCTCGGATTTCTTTTGGTAGGTTTAGGTGTGGCCTCGATTGTTCCGCTTTCTTATGGGATTGCTGGAAGGTCTAAGCTTTATTCTCCCAGTGTTGCATTAGCGATGGTTTCCACTATATCCTTTTTTGGATTTTTGTTAGGGCCTCCGATGATAGGATTTGTGGCGGAGTTATTTGACTTGAAAGTTTCTTTCGCACTTGTCGCGATGTGTGGCTTGGGTATTTTGTTACTTTCAAGTTTTAGGAAACAGGTATTCTTGATTCCTCCAAAATTCCCGAAAAAGACCGCCTGA